ATTAATTGTCTATTGGGAGTTATTTTCTTATAtgtgtatttaacaaaaaaataagcaATGTTCCATTACTACAAAATTTGCACAAGATCTGTTTTCACGACATTTATAAACATGCTTAGTTATATACAACACCAAATCATAATGTGTTCACATTTTCAATGTATTTCATAAGTCAGTCTTGCTATTACGTAAGTAATTTTTAGTTTTgcaattgttttcttttatttctttgGATTTTTCTCAATGTAGAAAAATATTGAATTGATCTTCGACTTTGCTTTGTTGAAGACTTAGATATTCGTCTtcgattcaaattaaaaaaaaaaagtctttgcaCATTCCTCCCTGAAACATGGCCCGCACAGAGATGAGAGGACAGAAGACTGACAGATTAGTGGGGCCAGCTATTACGCTCATTAGACAAACCCATCATTATCGGCCAGCCAGAGGAAAAGCAACATAAAACATTTAAGGTTAAGTTTCATGTTGCACGGCTATTTATAAAGGTCTATATACATGTGTCATGACTTTCAAGATCATTGTGGACTACAAACCACTTGGATACAATCATGCTGGGGGTAAGGATCGAACACTTAACCTCTGCTCTGCCACATGAGTTACCTCAATGATTATAGCCACCTAGAATCTATGAACGACTAGGCCTATGTGAAGCTCAGACTATGCgaatcaatcaaagctctttttaatatttgatctGACTTTGCCCAGAAATTTCTTATTTATTTGAAACTTCAGTTCTGATGCAAAGCTTTGCTTCTGATGTGAAGCCTTGAATTTGaattggaagcctaagatttgcttataaaaatattaatttttttttttgtgttgcacATGTTTTTCttcaataaagttggttacttaaacaAATCAAAAGATGGCACTCTAATTGCTTTAATGAATGCTTAACATTAATTTTATACCTggttattttagaatttttgtcGAACGATGTTATAAATAGGGCCTAATTGTTAatcacttaaaaatttattaaaaaggttaaattattacttttatttaaaacttaaatctTGTATGTTATGATTATGAAATAAGTGTACTACATCTTCGTGGAGAACAtcatttgcaattttaaaaaaaatttatattttaaacattctgtTTGTGTTATCCACTTTGCATCATAAAATTAGCATTCGCACAAGCCTATGAATGACGTTATGTGAGGTGGCGATGGAAGATTCCCGGTCGAAAACCTTTTAGCTCCATATATTTTTGTCGTATGTATAGAGActcgtaaaattcgcgggttcaatgacctccaggatagactccaatatcctctacacactcgggcaaatgccaactgttcattggctgctgacttgtgagtcgtctcgactgggtggcctgtgattcgacacttctatgagtgagggtctctaattggccctcagtcctccagtttaacagtgaaccaatgacagaagcaaaactaaggtataattatttgaattttagcataacacgaaatgaacctgcgaattttacgggtctctacgtATGTACAACAAGGTGGTCTCCATGAGATGGGAGTTGGCAACCTACGTCGTTGTTGGCGACTGCCGAGAAAACGGCCTTGAGCGCCTTTTCCCCGCGGGCGTCGAGCCTGGTCACGATGCCACAGTCCAGCACGACCAGGCGGCGCTCGGGCGCCTGGGGCAGCCGCGGCCTCACTCGCAGTCCCGACAGCCAGCCCCGCTTCTGGACGGCCCCGCTCCGCGCCCGCTCCTGCACCAGCATGTTGCCCGGGTGGAGGTCCCCGTGCACGAAGTTGTCTTCGAACACCTGGACGGGGCCCAACAACGCTGCATCACACAAGTTATGGCAAACAGTGGTCAATATCtgagtttcaaaataaaataatgttaaatttacaGCACTAGGAAATtaagaccaaaatttaaaaaaaaaaaaatatcacaagtgCACAGCTGCCATGAGcattggaagtgaaacttcacagacagaGGTATAAGAAAGTACATATAAGAATGTATCCGCGTATACGAGTAAGTacgtaagtgtgcaagtatataagtacagtagaaccctgtaaTAACAACTTTCAAGGgatcaaaagaagaaaaaaaatcattataagcattaaatcattaaaattttataagaaGTAAATATGAATTCAGCAACTGTCAGTGTTTGAATTTATGCAAATGGACTGATCAAGctaaataaacaaatttcatattaaaaccaCTGATGGGTTCATGCAATGTTTTAATATGGTTAAACCAAGCCAACCATCTTCTTTCAACTTCATGGTGCTCCTAGCTTCTGTTTTCCTTGTCTTTACAGACACACTAGCCACATGTCTGTAAAATTCTCTCACAATTCACAACAATGGGATTTAGAGTGGAAATGCCTGTGTTTTCTTTGTGGATTGCTATCTATGAATCAAATAAATTCAACTCCATAAGCAATATGAAATGCTTTATGTATTTTTTCTGTGCCATGCAGAATggttggcaaactaaaatattataGAACTACACATGTATATCTgaagggataaaaaaaaacaccacaatgGCAAAGAATATAAGGTTTTGTTATTTAGTTTTCCAAGGTGACACCAAGGCAGAAATCTAAGTAGATTGCTTTAATTAGTGTCTTAGTAATTATGGTCAAGAATTATTATCTTCGGCTAAATCTTTTAGCTGGGGTTAACACTTatacatattataaataaatagccTGTTTAGCAAGCATTTCAAGAcgccaaaaattatatttatccaAATTACTAAAGTACACTGCAAGAGCTCATTGTGACTGTCCAGTTTTTAAGGTAACGCACCATCTTGAAGATGGTGTTGATGCCCAACTCTGCCAGCCGAGGGTCCCGCCGCCTGCCTGAGACGTAGTCCTGCATGGGCCGCCCCTCCTCGAATGTTTCCACCAGCAGGTACGGTCTCGTCAGCGCCCAGAGAGGTCGGGGGAACACGACCGCGTCGTTCGACTCAAAGTTGTGGGTAAACCTCTCCAAGTTCCCCGCTTCCACGTGAAAATCCACCTGCAAGAAACTGATATTCAAACCACATAACACTACAAAGGAATATGCACAATGAAAAACTTTATCTTTCGACAGAGTAAATTTACATCACGAaactaaaaacataaatgtaaattaTGGTGGGTCAAGTTTCCTTCTTAAATCTGAATCTTGATTCAGTTTCTTACAAGACTGCCTTAAATCTGGAGAGTCAGGAATAAAAtaacataagaaaataaaaaaattaaactttttaagaaacatttgaataatttattattattattattattattattattattattattattattattatgaaaaaaaatcatttttacatGTTTAAGATACAAACAATTTCTTTCTTGTCAAAAATGATCCCAGCAGCGCTAAAAAACTTTCCCAGTGCACTGCAGCTGGTGGCAGACTCAAAACAATTCTTGGATAGTTTCGGCTGAGATAAAAAATGTAATCCTTGCCATTCAAATGTTTGATTACTGATTATGCATGaacattaaaaagttttaagCATGCAAAAGGTACTTTTCCTGGATACATTTTAGTATATTCCTATGATGAGATTAGGTACATTAACAGTAACATTTAAGaaaacagtaaaatttaaaagAGTACACATTGAGTTCTATATCACCCAGTTACATACAGAAAGGCTTCAAATAGTAGTACCAATAATGTTACAATGGATTCTAAACCACTTAGAGAATGTCACCACATTAGCATGATATCTTACTTATTGTTCATTTAAGTATGTGCATGTTGTATTGTGAATGTATTCACAGGCAGGGGTGTACACAAAAGGGTTATAAATATTGGGTGTACACATATAAATATCAACCCACCTGCCCACTTAATTCCTAAAAAAACTCTATTTTTCATACCAACATAAGGAGAGAATTTGAAAGTACGTAAACAGCAGGCACAGAGGTTCTATTCTATCCCTCCCTCAATCACCCATttgaaattctgcatacactcCAGAtcacaggaaatttttttttgttggtgtgaAGACATGTTACAAAAAATAAAGGACCAAAAGTTAATCAATTTCAAAATTCTTGAATGAAAAACTTCAAAAACGTTTTACACAAAACTATTGCCTAGCATTTAAACTGCACTTCGTACCTGAGCCTTCATCGTCTGGGCAAAGTCATCAACGCAGTCCGACAAACTCAGCCAATGCAGACTGGGAAACATCCAGGTTACCATTCTCGCAACCCCCTTCATGATGCTCAAGTCTTGCCTACGGACAGGACAAGACTCACACCTCTCGACATCATGAAACAAGAAAGTCCGAGATATTAATCAAGAGGACAAAAAAAGAATGGGCTCACAGTGTGAAGGAAACGATAGCGCAATCATGAGTATATAGCACTATTTTTAGGCTAAAATGAATGCACAGTTATTACTGGGAAAAATTCTGCATCACACATTaaagagtgtttaatatttttaaccagaaaaaaacttatatattaagagatttcaattaaattgttttttttaggttaaggtaaaatttttttaaaacttaataagcattaaaaaattatatgggaaattcttaaaaaaaagtttcaaagtaAACTTTTAAACAAGGCTTAGGTCTACGTGAACTAAACAGGTTTCACTACAGTTGTACTTAGCGGAGCCACACATTTTGTACAGTAAATCAAAGAAACCACGTGCCCACCTAAGAGTTCTTTCTATTGCAGGGTGCAGAACCTTAACAGCAACAGGAATAAGGCCATCATCAcctacaacacaaaaaaaaaaattcatttgcagGGTTTTACAGGTTATGAAAGTCATGAAAAAGTAACAAAACTGAAGGACTGATCACAAAAGTAAGGAAAATGTCCCAAAATAAATAGTTACAATGCTGGGAATTACGACACTTCAATTTTTTAGCTGCCTTTtgttaacttgcattttgttttttgacaTCACACTCCATTTTACAGTCGCACATTATGGCTCTATCTCCCATGCCAGGTTTGATTTCACATAgtgtaattatcatcacttttgctgctttttacacccatgatatttcACTAAGTGAATACCTGTTAAGAAAATCAGTGGCAAAACAACAAATGCATTAaacaaataagttaaaattttagaaatgatCCTTGAATAAAagtgatgacaaaaaaaaatcaacatggcatatGAGACAGAATCTTTAATATAATAGCTGGAGACTTCACTTAAATCATATGGAAATAATCTCTGAAAAGGTGTTAGCATTCTAACATAAATATCGGCACATCCTTCAGAATAATAGATCCATTTTGTACAACGTTTGATTTTGCTTATTGTACAGCATGTAAAGATGaccatgtgataaaaaaaaaacatttgaaagaaaatttttaaaaatttctgaagAGTCCTGAAATTGGTTTCCCTGGTATTTTAGACATCCAAgtttgtaataaacatgtttATCATCACAAAACTTAACTTCACATTTCTAATAAACATATAACAAAATAGACTATCAATTTTTATACTTTTCTGAATGCAGTAGGAACATGTAGCCTAGATGTAAGGAAATTTATACTGCATGAACCTTAATTGGGATCATGGGATCATTGTGTAGAACGCAGGAAAGTTCTAAAGCCAGGGATGTAAAGAAGGTGTTAAAATGAATGCACAGTAAATTACTGTGGTTCTGATATGAATATTTCACATGCATCATCttaacagttataaaaaaaaaagggggctgaAAAAATCATTGGAAGATGAGCAAATCTTTGTGCTAGCCAAGGGTGgataaaaatacgtttttggCACAATATATAACATTCTGATAAACATATCTGGAGACCCATGTCATGACCtgaaatttttgaatatatgTAACAAAGTGGGCGGGTGGAAACAGGAGTACCCTCAGAAAACACACCTGATCAATATCAGATTCGCAACATTTCCCATTTATACAAACAATCTGGGCATGACCCAGTGAGCATGTAACGACTGCGACCCTCACTGCGATTATGAAACTGGTGTTAGATGTATTTCAGTCAGCGTGTGTCATGTGTCACAATTTGCATTTTCAGCCCCTTTTATTATGCCTTGCAACTACCAAACACTACATTATTACCTCTCAAAATACCAGCTtcatgaaatttttaatttacaaaacttGAAATCCCACAGTTGTAGGCTCACCTTCACAAGATGAGCTTGAGCTCAGCATGTTGGCTGGCTTGAAGTAGCTGTCGAGAAAACCAGCTAGTCCCACTGCTTCCAAAACTGCCAGACACAAAGACACGTGGCTTCAATGAGTTAGGCCAAGGAAACCTCATTTGCACGAGATTTTTACAGGGGGTGGAAAATAACCACCTACCATCACTCAGAAATCCCAAAActtttgattcttgatgcacgtGCTGATCAGCTGTTAGACTGTCCACTGTTTCAGGGTTAATCCATGCCTTATATACCTacaaataataatgaaaacaagGAATCACATTCAATAAACATTCGAATAGCATACAATCTAAAAATGCAAGTACAGTCAGTTATAATTACTCTTAAGAAATCAATTAATTTTCCACAGCTTTATTAGACTACGCCTCAGGTGATATGTTAAAGCTCATTTAATGTGATGTCAGAAACTTGTCATGAATGAAATCAAAAATATGGGCAAAGAAAGTTTGCATTTCTGGCAAATATTTGGTAAAACCCCCATATTCTCCCCTCGCCTTCTTGGTAACAACAGCAATGGTAAAATAATGATATTTAGGCTTATTCAAAATTACATTTTGCATCTGTAGTCATAAAGCCTGTATAAAATTTGCTTAATCCCTACTTTGAAGAAACTCATTACAAGGCAGGCCTCTAAATAATCTCTGAAAGTTCATGAGCCACTCGCAAAATCTAGGAgccagtgataaaaaaaaatacttaagtcaGATTTCTACTAttagattttatttaaacaataagTGCTAAATGGTACATATGTAGCAACTTGAAATAATATTAGTAATTAGATTTAACTTATAGCAATTTAAATACTGTCCTGGCTTCTTGGACGCAGTCTTTTCTGTTCAACaagattttataacaaaattggcTGATTTGAAAAGCACTGTATTTTGGCAGAAGTTAGTCGCCAACAAGGAATAGTTAGGCGTCATGATGATGTGTAGAGCCTTGCCGCAAGATAAAGAGAAATATATGTTAACTTCAACACCACAATGTTGCTTCAAACTGATAGCCAAGACTAACAAAAAATATGTCTGGCAGTGGCTACCATTTATTCTAATAAGAAAACATGCTGGTAAACTTAACAAAACACCAActtttcaaaagttaaaaaaaattaacttactatagagcatcccactcttagattgcagtgtggaagtaaatgggcgcattctctctctttctaacacacaCCAATTGCCTTTAGCattgtccttgtttcttcgtgcattgttgccaaatatcaaacgaaattaaaattgtaatttttggaccaagctttttttcatattgtatagcatcgaaatatgCATCAGTCAattcttattttgaatacttaacaatattttaagtgtcagaaaaaaaaaaaaaacttattcactgcgaactgttttgaagtattccgagatgtttcacataaaaaaaacctacatgtgtatttcattcagattttttttattaataaattaatgccttaagacgccaccgaacaaatgttaagacaaaaactatacaggtttcacttcaataatttttttaatatgtatattgaaatgcattttctcacaaactgacacatcaaaaagttgaccagcggaaaacttttttctattaaagatagatgggggacgaaagcgtgaaaaatgttcacaatgaattgaattagtttttaaaagcagctccatttcaattgcttctacagtttccattgaaatagctgttaaagatgtgtcttatcagtacaagagcgtgctgcaatagaggtttctctcacaagctgctgtcgtaagaggaaacagggacgtgtgtttagataagtggggttctgtcctgcaagcaatttcaaatacatggcttccttagtcaaccatgtatttccttagacacgcatttctgaaaaccagcctgccagttagtatcgcgtctcgcgacgaagcaacgcgttgtgtccggtgactcgttacagttgaCAAAccaattatatattaacatacatgattttattttatacatttatttttattacgtacatataaaatatggaagttagaacaccgaaaagaaattatatcggtaggctacgcgggagggagcgcaagattgtgttgaatgtatttgagtatttttcaaaaaatatgagtgtgtgcaatgcaattaaggaagcttaccattcttctggtcagctttgtgctactcttatggaaggggtatcaacattggtcagcggtagcgatagtgattaaaaggtacatatgtgatgttattaatttcttaatcaagttaacgttacatttatcgtataaattcctatgaatgaaatgtgtgtgaacagattcttgttgtaagttaaagtttaaaaaaattccttatcggcacagcctaaaggtgtaggaagattttgatgattatatttctttacattagaacaaaaagggatttttatattcttaaacccatatttttttctttaatagaatcttgaacataatatgtaaaatgtatcaaataaatacgaaggaatttaatagcgatgatggtacaaaattttgaattatttttctatccttctcaacaccaagcatcttatcaaacattgtttttgacaaagttttggaaaataattatgatatttacaaacaatttaaacagatttgataaggtgtctactaaggcagttactttttttttgtccggagaaaatatttttcgaacccatgcagttatggctggtcgtatcaaaaatttatttagaaaacattttttggcattaggtactccgagttatcatacgttaaaacggatgtgatattattcatattatgggagttgttgcgatttttctgtttttcaaaaaatcttccccatttcgacccaattgttcagatttttcccataactactcgacagagaatttccattaccgtattttatttatcattttggacatgacttgtccaaaaatacggcatttatcgggcccatgaaaatgtgattatatatatattacatatttatatatctatgggatttttagaacataaaagaaaactataagaaattttagtctacaataggtagtttttatttgaaatttacataaaagtggcattattacaaatttatatgtgtaatagtataaaatattataaattacgatatgatttcttaaaatgcttcttgttcgatccaaattacaaagacacacatctgaAATTCGTAAtttgttagagatttggcaacagcgcgcgccataagccgtgtactgcaatctaagagtgggacgggctatagctaAAGTACCCGGCTAAATAtgataatataaggaacatcactaccaagtttcaagtctgtaggacatacacttcaaaaacaggaaattttgattttgaagtcCCAGTGATTGCACAATATCGGTGCATAAAAGCTATGCATCAGCCAAAACCGGGATGCCAATTTTCAGCTTcgttttgtgggaaggcaggaaACCCCTAGGccagacgtgacggacgcaccaaacaatagcacgttacaaattcaaggaaataccatctattgacgaagttctaaactaaactgttattagagccttcgctagcagccgcgagcttcactaagcggatgggtttcgccaaggagaaaggataggaagttgccagaccttacttactatgtgaccgtgtggcggatatagaggaatgacacaaactcactgtttgtgtgtccatGCCCCatctcctatgattttctattataaaactgaattgaCCCCTTTTTCAATCCTTTAGGGATAGAATTACATAattatgtcactctccagcctaTACActatttgtatgcaaaatttcatgtacCTAGATCCGTTTGcttcgttgctgcgtgaaagaaggacaaacagacaaacacactttcacatttataatattagtagggattcaCTGTGCGCTGGTAATATGTCAGGAAAAAAACACCTGAGCGCAGCATCCTGATCCAATGGGATCCCCGTCGTTGGAAAACTTGACAAAAATGTTATCCCAGTGGGGTCCGTAGGCCCGCCTGAACAGCCTGACGGTGTGCAGCGCCGAATGGGGCCTGGTGCAGCGCTGCAGGCGCGACAGGTGGCTACACAGCTCGTCAGGGAACAGGTCGCGCCGGGTGGAGGCCCACTGACCCAGCTTCAGGAAGATGGGACCACTCAAGTTGAACCCTGCCAGCAGACCCACAAACCATTACTCCGACAACAATCCTGTTGGCGCACATACATGCCAGTCAATATGTCGTTATCACCAGGACCACAGCGGGAAACCAAGGACCTAAGACAAATTAttttgtgccccccccccccccccccttccctacctattatttaatgtacagCTTTTTTAAACCCTACATTTCAGAGAGAAAAAACTAGACGGGAAACGTTACTGTGACCATAACTGCAAACGTTATCTGTGCATATCACATTACTTCTGAGGTTTcctataaattttattaacaagACTATCAGGGTGAACcaaagcatttaaaaaatctcaaaattcccCTAAATCATGAAGATCCTAGTTATTACCTTACACACCAACATATGTATGTTCGTACAATGTAAACACTATAAGTtaaaggtataaaaaaaatttaatcttattCAACAGACACAACAGTTTTGAAAAGGCAGTTAaatgtgtaataattttttttttttgtttctaaatgGACTTTAATAGGAATTGTACATCAGGGACATGGTAATACTTTGTGTGTTTCACAATGAATACAAATCTGTATCATAAGGTCGTAATGTGAGTCAGAGATAGTGTGTTTCAGAGAGTTCAGAATTCTAGTGCCAAAACTTGGAAAAAGTCCAAGTCTTAGGACAAAGACTGCCTTTCTGAGCCAATAAGTACATGAGAATCAAAACTAGATGTGACTTTTTATTGCCTTGATTATTGTGGTTGGTTCATGTTTgcgtgtgtttacaaatacctgggaaaagtatagttttcctgtcaaaatgacttttttttatagtaCCTAGTCTTTGCTGATCTATGATTGATCTTAGAAAACATTTTGAACCAGGTAATAAATTGGACCAAGTAATaaagactgattttttttttttaaagaacttagGATATCACTGGAATTTCCAAAACTGTTACGAACTACGAACTCTATTGTAGACCACACTTGATACTAACATTTAATTGAAAGCACGTCAGTTCGTTCATTAATTGGCCTATAACTCACCAAATAGCAATGTCTCGTACCAAAATTGCCTGGTATTAGTCGACACATAAATCAGTGGATACAAAATGCTAATAGGCAAGAACACAAGAGAGAGATAAAATATACGAACGATTATTTGAATAAAAGTACAAATTATTTCAGGAACAGTGAGCGCCACGTTTTTAAACTCGTTACTTGCAGGTAATAGTAACTGCTGAGATACAGGTTCATAGCCGGGCGAGCGATTTGATATTTTAAC
This genomic window from Bacillus rossius redtenbacheri isolate Brsri chromosome 6, Brsri_v3, whole genome shotgun sequence contains:
- the LOC134532719 gene encoding uncharacterized aarF domain-containing protein kinase 2-like isoform X2 — its product is MCRLIPGNFGTRHCYLVSYRPINERTDVLSIKWFNLSGPIFLKLGQWASTRRDLFPDELCSHLSRLQRCTRPHSALHTVRLFRRAYGPHWDNIFVKFSNDGDPIGSGCCAQVYKAWINPETVDSLTADQHVHQESKVLGFLSDVLEAVGLAGFLDSYFKPANMLSSSSSCEGDDGLIPVAVKVLHPAIERTLRQDLSIMKGVARMVTWMFPSLHWLSLSDCVDDFAQTMKAQVDFHVEAGNLERFTHNFESNDAVVFPRPLWALTRPYLLVETFEEGRPMQDYVSGRRRDPRLAELGINTIFKMERARSGAVQKRGWLSGLRVRPRLPQAPERRLVVLDCGIVTRLDARGEKALKAVFSAVANNDGDRVAELFLEHSNHQCDDPAGFKQEMRELVTAALSKNVTLQSVQVAGLLSSLFQTITKHKVKLDGSFSSIILAMMVLEGLGRSLDPTIDVVDKAKPFLLSAM
- the LOC134532719 gene encoding uncharacterized aarF domain-containing protein kinase 2-like isoform X3 gives rise to the protein MLSSSSSCEGDDGLIPVAVKVLHPAIERTLRQDLSIMKGVARMVTWMFPSLHWLSLSDCVDDFAQTMKAQVDFHVEAGNLERFTHNFESNDAVVFPRPLWALTRPYLLVETFEEGRPMQDYVSGRRRDPRLAELGINTIFKMVFEDNFVHGDLHPGNMLVQERARSGAVQKRGWLSGLRVRPRLPQAPERRLVVLDCGIVTRLDARGEKALKAVFSAVANNDGDRVAELFLEHSNHQCDDPAGFKQEMRELVTAALSKNVTLQSVQVAGLLSSLFQTITKHKVKLDGSFSSIILAMMVLEGLGRSLDPTIDVVDKAKPFLLSAM
- the LOC134532719 gene encoding uncharacterized aarF domain-containing protein kinase 2-like isoform X1; amino-acid sequence: MCRLIPGNFGTRHCYLVSYRPINERTDVLSIKWFNLSGPIFLKLGQWASTRRDLFPDELCSHLSRLQRCTRPHSALHTVRLFRRAYGPHWDNIFVKFSNDGDPIGSGCCAQVYKAWINPETVDSLTADQHVHQESKVLGFLSDVLEAVGLAGFLDSYFKPANMLSSSSSCEGDDGLIPVAVKVLHPAIERTLRQDLSIMKGVARMVTWMFPSLHWLSLSDCVDDFAQTMKAQVDFHVEAGNLERFTHNFESNDAVVFPRPLWALTRPYLLVETFEEGRPMQDYVSGRRRDPRLAELGINTIFKMVFEDNFVHGDLHPGNMLVQERARSGAVQKRGWLSGLRVRPRLPQAPERRLVVLDCGIVTRLDARGEKALKAVFSAVANNDGDRVAELFLEHSNHQCDDPAGFKQEMRELVTAALSKNVTLQSVQVAGLLSSLFQTITKHKVKLDGSFSSIILAMMVLEGLGRSLDPTIDVVDKAKPFLLSAM
- the LOC134532719 gene encoding uncharacterized aarF domain-containing protein kinase 2-like isoform X4, which translates into the protein MLSSSSSCEGDDGLIPVAVKVLHPAIERTLRQDLSIMKGVARMVTWMFPSLHWLSLSDCVDDFAQTMKAQVDFHVEAGNLERFTHNFESNDAVVFPRPLWALTRPYLLVETFEEGRPMQDYVSGRRRDPRLAELGINTIFKMERARSGAVQKRGWLSGLRVRPRLPQAPERRLVVLDCGIVTRLDARGEKALKAVFSAVANNDGDRVAELFLEHSNHQCDDPAGFKQEMRELVTAALSKNVTLQSVQVAGLLSSLFQTITKHKVKLDGSFSSIILAMMVLEGLGRSLDPTIDVVDKAKPFLLSAM